In the genome of Succinivibrio dextrinosolvens, the window TAATCACAGAGCTTGCGCAGACCACAATCAGAGTGGCAAGACCAAGACCTATGGCAGATACAGCAGAGGTGGTAACCGCAAGGAGAGGGCAGAGTCCTAACAGCTGACACAGACCAGGATTGTTGGACCAGATGCCTTCAAACAGAATCTTTAAAAGTGAGGTTTTAGCTGAGGCTTTTACTTTTTTCTTTTTGCCTTCAACGGTATCAATCTTGTTGTCCATACTATTACTTCACCTTGCATTTTTTAAGTGAACGGATATCAAAGCTGTTTAATTCCTTTAAAGCCTGATAGGTGGCAATTACAGTCGCTCTGGAGGTGACGGTGGAGCCTGTAATAAAATCAAAATCACCACCGTTTTTCTTTACATCCCAGTTGGCTGTTAAAAGCGAATGTCCTGAGAGCTGATCTAAAAAGTTTCCATGGTCTCTGTCTACCTTATCACCAAGTCCAGGGGTTTCCTGTGAAAAATAGATATCAGCCTTGTAAACCTTTTTATCAGGTGTAAAGCCGGCAATCATCACCAGAGGATCAGAATAACCCAAGGAGGTGGAGTAGGTCATGATATAGCCTTTGATTTCCAGATCTTTAGAGGCAATATAAAGCTTCTGATTATGACCTACGTTTTTGCTTTTCTGTATGGTATAGCAGGTAAGCCTGATATTATCTCCACGGGCATCATCAGGAAGCAGACTGTTGATTTTTGCCTTAAGAGAATTAGCTCGGTTGTTTTCTCTCATCTGTTCAGTGCTCTCTGAGGTATACATAATCATACCTACACATAATGAGGCAACAAAGGCTAGAGAAAGACCTGAGAGGATTGCTCTGGCTGTTCTTGAATATTTGTACTTCTTTTTCTTATTTTTGTCGTTACCGGTATTTGTTGAGCCGGTATCATTGGTATTGGTATCTAATACCGTTTCAAGATTTTTATTCATTACTGAAATCCTCCCTTTTTATAACCTACACCATAAGGTCTTCGAGAGGTCATGACATCAATTAAAGGTGCACAGGCGTTGCCTAAGAGGACTGCGAAGGCAACCGCATCAGAATAGGAGCCGTAGGCTCTTAGAATTACAATCAAAAAGGCCACAAAGACTGAAAAATAAATTCGGCCTTTGGAGGTCCCTGCATTGGTAACCGGATCGGTGATGATGAAGAATGCTGCCAGCATGGTACCGCCAAAGAACAGACCGTCTTCTACATTCAGGTAATTGCCAGGGAAGAAATGATTTAGAATCCACTGGAAGAATATAAAGGAGGCAAAGAAAGCCACTACCATACGCAGGATAATAATCTTAAAGGCAAAGAGGATAAGTCCGCCTATGCAGTAGGCAACAGCAAGTGCCATATAGGCCTTGTAGTTTCCAAGAGTAAAATCGTGACCTGGCAGCAGATCTAAGGATGAGGTCTTGCGGGCAGACTTGATATTCTCAAGATAGGTGGCACCGCTGAAGCTGTCTACTATTGAACTGATGCTCAGATCGTTATCCTCATCATGAGTGTTTTCAGAAAGATTTAACCCCTCCACCAGATTTCTGAGGTTAACCGGATCAGCTTTATTAAAAATCACCTGCTGGGTTGCTGATAGAGTGGCCTGAGTATAGGCGGCAGGTGCCGGTACGATCCAGGCGTTGCTCATGGCAGCAGGGCAGGAGATAACAATAAAAATAAAGCCAGCCATAGCAGGGTTGAAGATATTGTGTCCTAAACCACCGAAGACGGATTTAACCACGATGATTGCAAAGACAGTGGCTACTACAGTGTAATAGCACTGAAGTAATGGTGGCAGAGTAAAGGCCAGAATCATAGCGGTTACGGTGGCGGAGAGATCACCTACGGCTGTGGAGATGCTGCGGTGACGCAGCAGGGCTACAATTATCTCGCAGATAAGAGCGGTTATCTCACAGATTAAAAACTGCCAGAGAATGCCGTAGCCAAAAAAGTATACCTGAACCATCAGAGCTGGCAGCAGGGCAAACAGGACACAGCCCATAATCAGCTGGGTGGTCATCTTCCCTTTGAGATGAGGTGCGGTTTCTATTCCTAGGATTTTTTTTACCACACCCTGTGACTGGGTTATATTCATATTGGTCTTCTTTATTTATATATTCGTGTTTGTAACTTGTATTTCAGTGTCTTTATATTCGTCTTTATACATCAGTGGTTATAAAACAGTGTTGGTTTTCATATTTGTATTTATAACTTCATCTTTATAACTTCATATTTTAATTTTCAGATTTTTCTGACTAACGACTAACGTTTGGAGCGTAAGGTCTTTTTCCTGAAGATCTCCGGTAGAATATTTACTTCCTTCTTCTCTTCCTGTGCAGACATTAGAACCTGAGGGATAACCTTCTTAGGCTCAGGATTCTGACGGCTGTCATCAGGAGGAAGTCCTACAAGTTTAAGCTCATGGGCCTGAACAGCTGGAGCTTCATGAAGAATTACCTTCAGTTCCTCAAGCCGTCCTGATGCGTTCTTTTTCAGAACCTGAGGCAGAATATCCTTCTCCTCAAGCTGGGCATTGGCAACCTGCTGCTCAATGGTGGTCTCTGGAACCTCTGGAGCAGGTTTTTCAATATGACCCTGATGTCTTGCAATAGCAATGGCTTTATCCTGAGAATCCTTTAAACGCTTTAAGGCAGAGACATCATCAGAACCATCTTTCTGTTGCTGCTGTTTCTGGGCAAGAATTGCCTCCTTGCGTTCACGGGCCTTGGCTTTAGCCTCTTCTAAGGCTTTAGCACGAGCTGCGGCAAGCTCCTCAGGAGACATATTAGCCTCAGCTTCCTTCTGAGCCTTGATTCTGGCAAGAGCAGCCTCTTTCTTAGCCTGTCTCTCCTTTGCTTCAGCCTCAAGACGCTCCTCTTTGAGCTTCATTCTCTGTTTTGCCACAAGATTGCGTCTTTCAGCATCTCGGATGTGTTTTTCGACTGCCTGTTCATATCTGAACTGTGAGGTTAAAGGTATAAATGATGGACAGACATAGGCACAGGCACCGCACAAGGTACAATCGGTAATACCGGCCTTAAGACAGGCGGCATGGTTTTTAGCTTTTGACTGATTGTACATCTGATATGGAACCAGACGGCTAGGGCAGACACGGGCACAGCGACCGCAGCGGATACAGTTCTGAGGCTGTTTTAATAAAGGTATTTCTGCTGTGGTTGGAGCAAGAATACAGTTGGCACTCTTGGTAATAGGTACATCAATAGTAGGAAGGGTAAAGCCCATCATTGGACCACCAAGAATCACTCTCTGATGAAACTCAGGAGAGAGGTTGTAGGAGCTTAGTACAAAACGTACTGAAGAGCCAAGACGTACACGAACATTGCCGGTTTTCTTCATACTCTCGCCTGCAACGGTAACCACACGGGAGATTACTGGCATACCATCTACAACGGCTTCCTTGACAGAGAGAACGGTTCCCACATTGTTAACCACAATACCGCACTCTGAGGTATGGACTGAGTATGGGATCTCAATACCGGTGATAATCTTGATAAGATTACGTGCGGCTCCTGATGGGTATTTGGTTGGAATAACACGGATTTCGGCAATACCCTCACAGGCAGTCTTCATGGCGGAGATGGCCTGAGGCTTGTTATCCTCAATGGCAACCACGGTAATCTTTGGATTTAATATCTTTTTAAGAATCTGTATACCAAGTGCAATATCTGAGGCCTGCTCCTGCATGATTCGATCATCACAGGTAATAACAGGTTCACATTCAGCACCGTTGATGATAAGTACATTACATCCGGTCTGGGAATCATCTAAGGCTGATTTAATCTTAAAGTCAGTCTGGAACTGAGCTCCGCCTAAACCTTCAACTCCATAGTTATGGATTCTGTCTAAAAGCTCTTTATTGGATTTAAGCTCCCAGTCAGGCATCGGATCAAGATCAACACATTCATCGTTACCGTCAGGTTTGATGGTGATGCAAAGTCCCGTGTATCCGCTAGGGTGAGGCAGAACCTCTTTTGAAATGGCATTGATGGTGCCGGAGGTTGAGGCATGTACAGGAACCAGTCTGCCAGAGGCTTTGGTCAGAGGCTGTCCTTTTTTGACATGATCACCTACATTGACCAGAATCTCTCCTTCCTTGCCAAGATGTCTGTCAATTGGAAGACAGATGATGGATGGCAGACCAAGATCTTCTATTCTGCTCTCTGAAGTATCCTTCATCTCTTTAGGCTTAATACCGCCAAAGAACTTCCAGATTTTTGCTTTGATAATTTTCTGTAACTGATTAGAGGACATTCTAGTTAACTTCCGCTCTTAATCTGGACTGAGTGAATATTCCAGTTGAAATGAGATAAATCATGATCAAGACGAATCTTTTCAATACAGTTCTCAGGACAGGTATTGATACAGTCATCACAGCCGATACACAGGTCCGGATCAACCATATGGGCATCCTTGAGTACACCTGCAATGGCATCTACTGGACACTTGCGCTTGCATTTACCGCAGCCGGTGCAGCTGTTCTCATGAATATAGGCAACCATACGAGGAGAGAAAAGCTGTTCCTCGTAATCACCATAGGTAGCGTTGGTATCACCAACCAGAACACCTAACTGTTTGGCAACCTCGGCACCTGCAGGACGGCAGAGGTTTGGGGCTGCCTTTTTATCAGCCAGGGCCTTGGCATAGGCATTACAGCCAGGGAATCCGCACTGTCCGCAGTTGATACCTGGAAGCAGCATTTCAATTCGTTTTTCGGCACTGTCCTCTTTTTTATCTGCAAGGGTAGAAAGGTATGAAAGAATTAGCCCTAATACCAAAAGTACTGAAGCTAAAATCAGGATAAACTTTAATTCAAGTATCATGCTGCACTCCCGGCAAAGCCAGCAAAGCCCATAAAGGCAAGGGAGAGAAGTCCTGCGGTGATAAGTGCTATTGCGGTGTTCTTAAATGGTTCTGGAACATCGGAGATGGCAAGGCGCTCTCTGATAGCTGCAAATAAGGTTAACACCAGAGTAAAACCACTGCCGGCACCTAAGGCAAAGGCTGTTGCCTCAGAGAAAGAGAACTGCAGGGAGTTCTGAAGAAGAACTAAACCTAAAACCACACAGTTGGTGGTTATAAGTGGCAGGTAGATACCCAGGGCATTATAGAGATCATAGGATATAAAGCGTA includes:
- a CDS encoding RnfABCDGE type electron transport complex subunit G, which codes for MNKNLETVLDTNTNDTGSTNTGNDKNKKKKYKYSRTARAILSGLSLAFVASLCVGMIMYTSESTEQMRENNRANSLKAKINSLLPDDARGDNIRLTCYTIQKSKNVGHNQKLYIASKDLEIKGYIMTYSTSLGYSDPLVMIAGFTPDKKVYKADIYFSQETPGLGDKVDRDHGNFLDQLSGHSLLTANWDVKKNGGDFDFITGSTVTSRATVIATYQALKELNSFDIRSLKKCKVK
- a CDS encoding RnfABCDGE type electron transport complex subunit D, whose product is MNITQSQGVVKKILGIETAPHLKGKMTTQLIMGCVLFALLPALMVQVYFFGYGILWQFLICEITALICEIIVALLRHRSISTAVGDLSATVTAMILAFTLPPLLQCYYTVVATVFAIIVVKSVFGGLGHNIFNPAMAGFIFIVISCPAAMSNAWIVPAPAAYTQATLSATQQVIFNKADPVNLRNLVEGLNLSENTHDEDNDLSISSIVDSFSGATYLENIKSARKTSSLDLLPGHDFTLGNYKAYMALAVAYCIGGLILFAFKIIILRMVVAFFASFIFFQWILNHFFPGNYLNVEDGLFFGGTMLAAFFIITDPVTNAGTSKGRIYFSVFVAFLIVILRAYGSYSDAVAFAVLLGNACAPLIDVMTSRRPYGVGYKKGGFQ
- the rsxC gene encoding electron transport complex subunit RsxC, producing the protein MSSNQLQKIIKAKIWKFFGGIKPKEMKDTSESRIEDLGLPSIICLPIDRHLGKEGEILVNVGDHVKKGQPLTKASGRLVPVHASTSGTINAISKEVLPHPSGYTGLCITIKPDGNDECVDLDPMPDWELKSNKELLDRIHNYGVEGLGGAQFQTDFKIKSALDDSQTGCNVLIINGAECEPVITCDDRIMQEQASDIALGIQILKKILNPKITVVAIEDNKPQAISAMKTACEGIAEIRVIPTKYPSGAARNLIKIITGIEIPYSVHTSECGIVVNNVGTVLSVKEAVVDGMPVISRVVTVAGESMKKTGNVRVRLGSSVRFVLSSYNLSPEFHQRVILGGPMMGFTLPTIDVPITKSANCILAPTTAEIPLLKQPQNCIRCGRCARVCPSRLVPYQMYNQSKAKNHAACLKAGITDCTLCGACAYVCPSFIPLTSQFRYEQAVEKHIRDAERRNLVAKQRMKLKEERLEAEAKERQAKKEAALARIKAQKEAEANMSPEELAAARAKALEEAKAKARERKEAILAQKQQQQKDGSDDVSALKRLKDSQDKAIAIARHQGHIEKPAPEVPETTIEQQVANAQLEEKDILPQVLKKNASGRLEELKVILHEAPAVQAHELKLVGLPPDDSRQNPEPKKVIPQVLMSAQEEKKEVNILPEIFRKKTLRSKR
- a CDS encoding RnfABCDGE type electron transport complex subunit B, giving the protein MILELKFILILASVLLVLGLILSYLSTLADKKEDSAEKRIEMLLPGINCGQCGFPGCNAYAKALADKKAAPNLCRPAGAEVAKQLGVLVGDTNATYGDYEEQLFSPRMVAYIHENSCTGCGKCKRKCPVDAIAGVLKDAHMVDPDLCIGCDDCINTCPENCIEKIRLDHDLSHFNWNIHSVQIKSGS
- the rsxA gene encoding electron transport complex subunit RsxA — translated: MTHLLFLFFGAAIVNNFVLVRFLGLCPFLGVSNKISAAFGMGIATTFVLLVTSMGCYAVNTFVLIPYNLQSLDLIMDIVVIALTVQLVEIAIRFISYDLYNALGIYLPLITTNCVVLGLVLLQNSLQFSFSEATAFALGAGSGFTLVLTLFAAIRERLAISDVPEPFKNTAIALITAGLLSLAFMGFAGFAGSAA